A window of Gadus chalcogrammus isolate NIFS_2021 chromosome 16, NIFS_Gcha_1.0, whole genome shotgun sequence contains these coding sequences:
- the LOC130405774 gene encoding uncharacterized protein LOC130405774: MALNNAIVRNKTIIQEILSADPQFILCKVREKELITHREYTKLNSINKGDAEDLVIKLVDTLINKGRQSEFIGLLQDEKVLETYPKLEDVEWGDSGSTASSSSLSIGSNTETRSAGQNLTELELLKVANTLGQEWEQAALHLVLKTKDMDDIKAEHRSVAMQKQNMLLLWQRRRPPGEATAQDLLEGLKDMDLPVETRPLLTGMMKKSSE; this comes from the exons ATGGCACTCAATAACGCTATTGTACGCAACAAGACAATCATTCAAGAAATTCTATCGGCAGATCCCCAATTCATACTTTGcaaggtgagagagaaagaactgATAACTCACCGCGAATACACAAAACTAAACTCCATCAATAAGGGGGACGCAGAGGATCTCGTTATCAAGCTCGTGGACACACTCATTAACAAAGGAAGACAATCCGAGTTCATTGGGCTTCTGCAGGACGAGAAAGTCCTAGAAACGTATCCTAAACTTGAAGACGTGGAATGGGGAGACAGTGGGTCTACCGCCTCATCGAGCAGTTTGAGTATTG GCAGCAACACTGAAACCCGCTCCGCAGGGCAGAATCTGACTGAATTGGAGCTCCTGAAGGTGGCCAACACGCTGGGACAGGAGTGGGAGCAGGCGGCCCTCCACCTGGTGCTGAAGACCAAAGATATGGACGACATCAAGGCAGAACATAGATCTGTGGCCATGCAGAAGCAGAACATGTTGTTGCTGTGGCAGCGCCGAAGACCACCAGGAGAGGCCACAGCTCAGGACCTGCTGGAAGGTCTGAAAGACATGGACCTACCGGTCGAGACTCGTCCGTTATTGACAG GCATGATGAAGAAATCATCAGAATAG